CAGCGATGCCGGCGTACGCCGGTTGGTCAATGCCGTGCTCGTACCGGGCTTCTTCGGTACGAAGGTTCCGCCGTGGCTCGTACGCGAGCTGGAGGACGGGCTCGGCGGGGTGTGCTGGTTTGCGCAGAACGTCCCCGACCGAGACACCGCGCGAGAGCTCGCGGACGATATCCACCGACTCGGCGAGCATCCGCTCGTGTGGTGCGATGAGGAAGGCGGTGCGGTCTCGCGACTGGACGCCGACCACGGGTCACCGTGGCCGGGCCATGCCGCGCTCGGCCACGTCGATGACGTCGACGCGACCCGGAGTGTCGGCCTCGGAATCGGCACTGCGGCGCGCGAGAGCGGTATCGACGTCGTGCTCGCTCCCGTGGTCGACGTGAACTCCGAACCGGACAATCCGGTGATCGGCGTACGCTCCTTCGGTGCCGCGCCCGATCTCGTTGCGCGACACGGTGCCGCATTCGCCTCGGGCGTGCAGGCGGCCGGGGTTGCGGCCTGCGCGAAACACTTCCCCGGGCATGGTGCGACCCGGGTCGACTCGCACCTCGAGGCGCCGGTCGTCACGGCCGAGCGTGAAGTCCTCTGGGCGCGAGAGCTGGCTCCGTTCGTGACTGCCGTCGAGGCGGGCGTGAAATGCATCCTCACCTCGCACGTCGTGTTCCCCGCGGTCGACACCGAGCTCGCGACGATGAGTGCGACGTGGATGCGCATCCTGCGCGACGAGTTCGGGTTCGACGGTGTGATCGGCACCGATGCGCTTGATATGAAGGCGATCTCGGCGGGCGTCGGCCGCGGCGAGGGTGCAGTGCGGGCGCTGATCGCCGGCGTCGATGCCTTGGGCATCGGCAACCCTGCGTTCCCTGAACCCTACGACGATGCGGAGGTGTTCGAGGAGGTACGCATGGCCGTTCTCGGTGCGATCGACGACGGCCGGTTGACCGTTGGCCGCGTCGAGGAAGCGGCGGGCAGACTGGCCGACCTTGCGACCTGGACCCGTCGCACGAATGCGTTCCCTGAGGCCGCGCGCGAAGGGCTCGGCATTGCTCGCCGGTCGATCGTGGCCGAAGGCGACGTACACCTCGACAAGGATCCGCTTGTACTCATGCAGCAGACCGGAAGCATGGCCGCCGGCGACGTGCGATTCCCGCTCGCGCGGTTCCTCGGCATCGGACGCTCGGCACCGGCGTATGCAGACGTACGCTCCGCTGCCGATGCGCTGGCCGCGATGAACGAGCATCCAGATCGCTCGGTCGTCATCGTGACCGACGGCCTTGCCGGGACGAGTGTCGTCGACGCGGTACGTGCGGTCGACCCCGCCGCCGTCGTCGTGCACAACGGCCCGGCCGGCACAGCCGAAGGTGTGACCGCACCGTTGGTTCGTACGTGGGGAGGCGGCGCCGCGAGCGCCGAGGCCACCGCCGAGAAGCTACTCGGAGGAGATTGATGTCGGAGCGCCGCTGCATCGTTGGAGTCGATGTCGGCAAGACGGGTTGCCGTGTCGCCGTGCTCGACGGTGAGACTCGCACTGAGTGGACCGGGCGTGGGGTGGTGCCGACACCTGACGCTACCGGCGTACGTGTCGCCGGATCCGCTATCCGTAAGGCGATCCGGCAAGCGCTGGCGGCCTCCGGCTGTGCCGATGAAGCGGTCTCGTCGATAGCGGTCGGGATGGCCGGTGTCACGACACTGCGCGGCGGTGCCGCCGGTCTCGCCTCGCTGATCGGTGAGCAGTGGCGGGGCGTCGACGTCGCCGTCGCGACCGATGCGGTCACGGTGCACGCCGGTGCGCTCGACGGAGCGCCCGGTGTCGCGCTGGCTGTGGGCACGGGCGCGATCGCGCTCGGGCTCGCCGCAGACGGCTCCATCCACCGCAGCGACGGCTGGGGTCAGTGGCTCGGCGACGACGGTAGCGGTACCTGGATCGGTCGCGAGGCACTGCGAGCCGCAGTGCGCGCCGACGACGGCCGTGGTCCGGCGACAGCGTTGCTCGCCGCGGTCGAGCGCGCCTTCGTCCCGCTGGCAGACCTCGCCGCTACCTTGCCGTTCACGACCGACCTGCCCACGCGTACCGCCGAGTTCGTGCCCGAGGTGGTCGCGGTCGCCGAAGCCGACGACGAAGTCGCGCGGGCGATCCTGGAGCGGGCCGTCGCGTTCTGGGCCGAGTCGACGCTTGCTGCAGCTCGAGCAGTCGGTGCCGAGGCCGCAACGTGTTCGGGCGGCCTCGCCGAGATCCCCGAGATGTACGAAGGCTGGCGACGACTCGTCGAGGACTCGCTGAAGGTCGTCCCGGCATCCGGCTCCGCGCTCGACGGGGCGCTGCTGATCGCCGAGAGCCGCGATCTGCCGCACGAGCCCCAAGTGGCCAGGCACCGCACGGCTGCCGGGAGCGGCGACCGGGGCGAGAATCTCGATGTGCTGGCAACAGAAGGCGTACGCGACGGGCTCGACGACCTCGACACCCGTGACGCCGACCAGCTGGTCGACGTACTCCTCGACGCCGAGGGCAAGTTGCCACAGGTGCTCTCCGGAGCGCGTGATGCGATCGCCCAAGCGGTGAAAGCGATCGAGTCGGCGTTCCAGCAGGGCGGGCGCCTCGTCTACACCGGTGCCGGTACGCCCGGCCGTCTCGCGGCGCTCGATGCGGCGGAGTGCCCCCCGACGTTCGGCACACCTGCCGGGCAGGTGGTCGCCGTTCTCGCCGGCGGGTCCGATGCGTCGACCTCCGCGATCGAGGGAGCCGAAGACCGCGTGGACGAAGCCGCGACCGCGCTCGCCGCCCTCGATATCGGCCCGAACGATGTCGTCGTCGGGATCTCCGCGTCCGGGCGTACGCCGTTTGTCCTTGCGTCGTTGGAGTCTGCGCGTGCTGCAGGTGCCGTGACGGTCGCGATGGTCAACAACCCGGACAGCGTGATCGCCGACTCGGCAGACATCGCAATCGAGCTCCTGACCGGTGCTGAGGTGATCGGAGGGTCGACCCGACTGACCGCCGGCACGGCCCAGAAGGTCACTCTGAACACTCTGTCGACGGCAGCGATGGTCCGCCTCGGCAAGACCTACGGTCCGCGGATGGTCGACGTCGTAGCGTCGAACCACAAGCTGCGTAGGCGCGCTGCGCGGATCGTACGTGAGGTCTGCGACGTCGACGATGCGACCGCGCTCGAGACCCTCGAGGCAGCGCAGTGGCAGACGAAGATCGCAATCGTCACCCTGCTTGCGGGCGTCGACGTCGACGACGCGCGGGTGCGGCTTGACGAAGCCGGCGGGCGGGTACGCACTGCGGTCGGCGATCGATGATCGTCGTCGCTGTCGCCTCCGGTACGTCCGCGGACGGCTGCGATGTCGCCGCCGTCGAGGTCGCGTGGGACGACACCGCGATTGAGATGCGCGTACT
The sequence above is drawn from the Nocardioidaceae bacterium SCSIO 66511 genome and encodes:
- a CDS encoding glycoside hydrolase, translating into MRNSDAGVRRLVNAVLVPGFFGTKVPPWLVRELEDGLGGVCWFAQNVPDRDTARELADDIHRLGEHPLVWCDEEGGAVSRLDADHGSPWPGHAALGHVDDVDATRSVGLGIGTAARESGIDVVLAPVVDVNSEPDNPVIGVRSFGAAPDLVARHGAAFASGVQAAGVAACAKHFPGHGATRVDSHLEAPVVTAEREVLWARELAPFVTAVEAGVKCILTSHVVFPAVDTELATMSATWMRILRDEFGFDGVIGTDALDMKAISAGVGRGEGAVRALIAGVDALGIGNPAFPEPYDDAEVFEEVRMAVLGAIDDGRLTVGRVEEAAGRLADLATWTRRTNAFPEAAREGLGIARRSIVAEGDVHLDKDPLVLMQQTGSMAAGDVRFPLARFLGIGRSAPAYADVRSAADALAAMNEHPDRSVVIVTDGLAGTSVVDAVRAVDPAAVVVHNGPAGTAEGVTAPLVRTWGGGAASAEATAEKLLGGD
- the murQ gene encoding N-acetylmuramic acid 6-phosphate etherase yields the protein MSERRCIVGVDVGKTGCRVAVLDGETRTEWTGRGVVPTPDATGVRVAGSAIRKAIRQALAASGCADEAVSSIAVGMAGVTTLRGGAAGLASLIGEQWRGVDVAVATDAVTVHAGALDGAPGVALAVGTGAIALGLAADGSIHRSDGWGQWLGDDGSGTWIGREALRAAVRADDGRGPATALLAAVERAFVPLADLAATLPFTTDLPTRTAEFVPEVVAVAEADDEVARAILERAVAFWAESTLAAARAVGAEAATCSGGLAEIPEMYEGWRRLVEDSLKVVPASGSALDGALLIAESRDLPHEPQVARHRTAAGSGDRGENLDVLATEGVRDGLDDLDTRDADQLVDVLLDAEGKLPQVLSGARDAIAQAVKAIESAFQQGGRLVYTGAGTPGRLAALDAAECPPTFGTPAGQVVAVLAGGSDASTSAIEGAEDRVDEAATALAALDIGPNDVVVGISASGRTPFVLASLESARAAGAVTVAMVNNPDSVIADSADIAIELLTGAEVIGGSTRLTAGTAQKVTLNTLSTAAMVRLGKTYGPRMVDVVASNHKLRRRAARIVREVCDVDDATALETLEAAQWQTKIAIVTLLAGVDVDDARVRLDEAGGRVRTAVGDR